Within the Verrucomicrobiota bacterium genome, the region CGGCATTTTCCTGATGCTGTATCAAGCCTTTAAGACGGCGCGCGAGGCGTTGCTCGTGATGCTGAACCTGCCGTTGGCGCTGATCGGCGGCGTCATCGCGATTTATTTCACGGGACGCGACTTGAACGTGCCCGCAATGATCGGCTTCATCAGCCTGTTCGGCATCGCTTCGCGCAACGGCGTAATCCTTGTCAGCCACTACAATCAACTTCGCGCCGAAGGACAATCCTTGTACGACACGGTTGTCCACGGCTCGCTGGACCGGCTCAATCCCGTGTTGATGACCGCCGCGACCGCCGCGCTGGGCCTTGTGCCGTTGCTTTGGGGCAGTCCGACCGGCAAGGAATTGGAACGCCCGCTGGCGCACGTCATTTTGGGTGGCCTGTTCACGTCAACTTTTCTGAACATGGTCCTGATCCCGACCTTGTATAACAAGATTGAGGAAATTCGTGAACGCCGCCGGGTCAAAAAGTCCGGCGGGCAAAAACAATCTGAAGCAGGAGAGGGAACGGTTGACTCTCCGGCTTCAAAAGACAACAGCAAACAAAAACCAACCGATTAACCAAAACCAAAAAAGAAACGTATGAAAACAACTGTATTGATCACGTCCCTGCTGGCCGTCGCAGTCAGCGTCTGGCTCGTGCCATCCGCTTTGGCGGCGGAGAAAGAACATGAACACGAAGGTGGCAAAATGAAAATTCCCGACACTGCTGCGGGTATTCTCAAAGAAGTAAAAGAGCACGAGGAGGAGCTCGGAAAAATCATCACCGACAAGAAGCTCAACAAAGTGCATGAAGTCGCCTTTGAAATTCGCGACCTCGTCAATGCCCTGCCGAATAAGTCAAAAGACCTCCCCGCCGACAAGTTGAGCAAGGTGAAAGCGAACGCCAAGTTCGTCGCTTCGCTGGCAGACCGGCTCGACAAATCAGGCGACGCCAACGACCAGGCGGGAACTGAGACGAACTTCAAAAAGCTCCAAGACCTTTTGAAACAAATCCGGGCACTTTATCCGGACAGTGCTTCCAAATCGTCTGCCGCAGCAACGGTCCAATACACTTGCAAGATGGACAAGGAGGTGGTTCAGGACAGGCCCGGCAATTGCCCCAAGTGCGACATGAAGCTGATAGCAAAAAGTTGATGCCTACGCATTTACGTGGCTGTATCCGGCGGGGGCTGGCGCATGGTAGCGCGCCAGCCCCCCTTCCGGCAAAACCGGAAGGGGTTTTTGCTTTAGAAATTAAGCAATCGTCGCGGGTTTTTTCTCACGTTGCACGTCCAATTGATATGCTCTGATGGTTTGCCAAGACTTAAAAACGGTAATGTCT harbors:
- a CDS encoding transporter encodes the protein MKTTVLITSLLAVAVSVWLVPSALAAEKEHEHEGGKMKIPDTAAGILKEVKEHEEELGKIITDKKLNKVHEVAFEIRDLVNALPNKSKDLPADKLSKVKANAKFVASLADRLDKSGDANDQAGTETNFKKLQDLLKQIRALYPDSASKSSAAATVQYTCKMDKEVVQDRPGNCPKCDMKLIAKS